In Salisediminibacterium beveridgei, one DNA window encodes the following:
- a CDS encoding metallophosphoesterase family protein has protein sequence MISFIHCADLHLGRPVKTNSNLKNNQEELVKEAAYRSFEKMVDEALAEEVDFVLIAGDLFDEEVRSLRGQWFIKRQCERLNEKGIAVYISHGNHDPLIEEEAVGYPANVKVFPVGGETFFYRHESGETLAISGFSYPQKEFTEKAKAYFPNRTEDATWHIGVLHGQAGNSASDHAPYAPFNLSELRNLRYDYWALGHIHKRMTLSEEPPVYYPGNMQGAHRKESGEKGYLKVSISGGVFTASFKATAPVQYQNVHVDVSGTEQLDDIVQRFADEVQAFPLAALTIVTVMFFGETSRFSQFVNSHNNGELKELLQEGLGMQEEVIIDTIRLKGLVDHEAAERLREDSLYRDLLSIRESLRSKEDWFKDITTDLERNARYRKVSAKLGSVQEDQEIADEAVERVTSALIQKEADRS, from the coding sequence ATGATTTCATTTATCCACTGTGCGGACCTTCATCTCGGACGCCCGGTCAAAACAAACAGTAACCTGAAAAATAACCAGGAAGAACTGGTGAAAGAAGCCGCTTACCGTTCTTTTGAGAAGATGGTTGACGAGGCTTTGGCTGAAGAGGTGGATTTCGTTTTGATTGCAGGGGATCTTTTCGATGAAGAGGTCCGGTCCCTGAGAGGCCAATGGTTTATCAAAAGGCAGTGCGAGAGGCTGAATGAAAAGGGGATAGCTGTTTATATCAGTCATGGGAATCATGACCCGCTGATCGAGGAAGAAGCAGTCGGATACCCAGCCAATGTGAAAGTTTTCCCTGTTGGTGGTGAAACATTTTTCTACCGCCATGAGTCTGGAGAAACGCTTGCAATCAGTGGATTCAGTTACCCGCAAAAAGAATTTACAGAAAAAGCCAAAGCGTATTTTCCAAACCGGACGGAAGATGCGACTTGGCACATCGGCGTTCTTCACGGTCAGGCTGGAAACAGCGCTTCGGATCACGCTCCTTATGCGCCATTTAATCTGTCTGAGCTGAGAAACCTGAGATATGATTACTGGGCTTTGGGCCATATCCATAAGCGAATGACTTTAAGTGAAGAACCGCCTGTGTATTACCCGGGAAATATGCAGGGTGCGCACCGGAAAGAATCCGGGGAAAAAGGATACCTGAAGGTCTCTATATCAGGAGGGGTTTTTACAGCTTCATTCAAGGCAACGGCGCCCGTTCAATATCAGAACGTGCATGTGGACGTTTCCGGGACCGAACAGCTGGATGATATCGTTCAGCGTTTTGCCGATGAAGTACAAGCTTTTCCCCTCGCTGCACTGACGATCGTGACGGTTATGTTTTTCGGGGAGACTTCGCGCTTTTCACAATTCGTGAACAGTCATAACAATGGCGAATTGAAAGAGCTGCTGCAAGAAGGCCTGGGAATGCAGGAGGAAGTCATTATTGATACGATCCGCTTGAAAGGTCTCGTGGATCACGAAGCGGCGGAACGATTACGGGAGGATTCACTATACAGAGATTTATTGTCAATCAGGGAGTCGCTCAGATCAAAAGAGGACTGGTTCAAAGACATAACAACCGATCTTGAACGAAATGCCCGTTACCGTAAAGTATCTGCCAAGCTTGGTTCAGTCCAGGAAGATCAGGAAATTGCTGATGAAGCTGTGGAACGGGTTACTTCTGCACTCATCCAAAAGGAGGCCGATCGATCGTGA
- a CDS encoding YhzD family protein gives MAKYYVTAYDKIGKNLMNDVIEAETDSEGRELGMKQLEEQSLLGHTARVVNSQGQLLYFHA, from the coding sequence ATGGCAAAGTATTATGTAACCGCCTACGACAAAATCGGGAAAAACCTGATGAATGATGTCATCGAAGCTGAGACGGATTCAGAAGGCCGCGAGCTCGGAATGAAGCAACTGGAGGAACAAAGCCTTTTGGGGCACACCGCCCGTGTGGTAAACAGCCAGGGGCAACTGCTTTATTTTCATGCGTAA
- a CDS encoding PaaI family thioesterase encodes MDREAWLKRADKAITAHEEGTPQLFLYELMGFEFQYDEEAETVAIKAPVTEITFNPVGFIHGGILHYLADTAMGHLCAAFLQAPAVSLELKTQYFSSAKDGHMHALASFKKRGKTIQFITCSVSDDEGNLLSETTGTFYRLPQSR; translated from the coding sequence ATGGATCGTGAAGCGTGGTTAAAAAGAGCGGATAAAGCGATAACGGCACATGAGGAAGGAACTCCCCAACTCTTTTTATATGAACTCATGGGGTTTGAATTCCAATACGATGAAGAAGCAGAAACCGTTGCCATTAAGGCACCGGTTACGGAGATTACGTTTAACCCGGTAGGCTTTATTCACGGTGGGATCCTGCATTACCTTGCCGACACCGCCATGGGTCATTTGTGTGCGGCGTTTTTGCAAGCGCCTGCTGTATCCCTCGAACTGAAGACACAATACTTCTCATCAGCGAAAGATGGTCACATGCATGCACTGGCGTCGTTTAAAAAGCGCGGCAAAACGATTCAGTTTATTACCTGCAGTGTGAGTGACGACGAGGGGAATCTTTTAAGCGAAACTACGGGAACCTTCTACAGGCTCCCGCAATCCAGATAA
- a CDS encoding AAA family ATPase → MRISRIHIYGYGKWVDFDLTFQDDVPVTLTGNNEAGKSTILSFIYAVLFGFPGGGDDRKPRKSKQYGGFLEFTNEEEKVWRIERIASRRKTGDVTITAPDGLKEGKEGVARFLGGLDEKSFKGVFLIDLEGISQLSSLKPEDMNEFLYDAGFERGKILTEIERELTKEQEELFKAQGQKPYMNQLLSELDYLDKKIQETEKQLGSLSSMKKELETTSLRQEELESEFSATETERRRMTLANSFEGVIREWYTLENAKEQEDQSILDHFPQEGIDRLEKLQEEMVTLRAKISGRRSESKTLSEKIDSMSNTIPGDEELSHIREVEKNASLFTHKKSELERLDARDREKQARQEVLEEKWSSIPREVFQEAVADGYQLHQFEQLKMRLQEIKLLEKEKEQQLKTVSERIRQAELRRTEWQEKQLPDEEKASIQRDMQHYEAYQEQQKQNERIKRDLSRLEEQKEELDARMHGQTARLRLVGIIGILLFAGLLFVSEWIVAGVMLILSGAWSVSIVVDLRHMKQKKKSMRSEAEELEQYQVETSPHYMNLEELSKTMKADDEIRMKISALDEELDRHIREKETIGNDLQDVRERRDEWGQDRDEWLASCGFPETGDILVYDYFLEDFREWKSIATDRQTIKTERDEIVRWITSYDDQVTEAVKQISRWRDVPSMEHSSLERKLPWLFDAMMRITKEQEALGALRSELSAIKREQDVTQAQLDDLQSQADTLLEQAGAEDEESFRRMGVQVRKWTEMREKSHELNRQLAGGIPDSLERRLIVKRVMEDPRPVSDRLEQLETDFEAIKHRRDQAIEERTSLQQAITAMEQDGTMEEYIFKRDQRLLQLEETRKRYLVSKTALYYIHKIRETYEQERQPEVIARAKAYFSTLTNGRYTGFFIPAEGSSFIVVSQDGQRFTPAELSRGTQELLYLALRFSLALDESFAHTFPLIIDEALVNLDAARRIRVLKLLKELSGSRQILIMTCHEWLETELGSELGGNVKKLS, encoded by the coding sequence GTGAGAATCAGCCGGATTCATATTTATGGGTATGGTAAATGGGTTGATTTCGACCTGACATTTCAAGATGATGTACCGGTGACACTTACCGGAAACAACGAAGCCGGGAAATCGACGATTCTCTCTTTTATTTATGCGGTATTATTCGGTTTTCCTGGTGGCGGAGACGACAGGAAGCCTCGCAAATCGAAACAGTACGGCGGTTTTCTTGAATTTACGAATGAGGAAGAGAAAGTCTGGCGCATTGAACGCATCGCTTCAAGGCGTAAAACCGGGGATGTGACAATCACGGCTCCGGATGGTTTGAAGGAAGGAAAAGAAGGGGTTGCACGATTTCTCGGAGGCCTTGATGAAAAGAGTTTCAAAGGCGTATTTTTGATCGATCTCGAGGGCATCAGTCAATTGTCGTCTCTGAAACCTGAAGACATGAATGAATTTCTGTATGATGCGGGCTTTGAACGCGGTAAAATCCTGACTGAAATTGAACGTGAACTGACGAAGGAGCAAGAAGAGCTTTTCAAAGCGCAAGGCCAGAAGCCGTACATGAACCAGCTCTTGTCGGAACTCGATTATCTCGACAAAAAAATACAGGAAACCGAAAAACAGCTGGGTTCATTATCATCGATGAAAAAAGAATTGGAAACGACATCCCTGCGTCAGGAAGAACTCGAGAGCGAATTCAGTGCCACGGAAACTGAACGTCGCCGGATGACGTTGGCAAATAGCTTTGAAGGAGTGATTCGGGAATGGTACACCCTTGAAAACGCAAAGGAACAAGAAGATCAATCCATTCTTGATCATTTCCCTCAAGAAGGGATCGACCGGCTGGAAAAACTTCAAGAAGAAATGGTGACCCTTCGTGCAAAAATCAGCGGGAGACGAAGCGAGAGCAAAACCTTGTCTGAAAAGATCGACTCAATGTCAAATACGATCCCAGGGGACGAAGAACTCTCACACATTCGGGAAGTGGAGAAGAATGCGAGTCTCTTCACCCATAAAAAAAGTGAGCTCGAACGCCTCGATGCGAGAGACAGAGAGAAACAGGCACGTCAGGAAGTCCTTGAAGAAAAATGGTCTTCCATTCCACGCGAAGTCTTTCAAGAAGCGGTAGCCGATGGGTATCAACTGCATCAATTTGAACAGCTGAAGATGAGGTTGCAGGAAATAAAACTCCTGGAAAAAGAAAAAGAGCAACAGTTAAAAACCGTGAGTGAACGAATCAGGCAGGCGGAACTCCGGCGGACTGAATGGCAGGAAAAGCAATTGCCGGACGAAGAAAAAGCGTCGATTCAACGGGATATGCAACATTACGAAGCTTATCAGGAACAGCAAAAACAAAACGAGCGCATCAAGCGTGATTTGTCACGTCTGGAAGAACAAAAAGAAGAACTGGATGCACGAATGCATGGACAGACCGCGCGGTTGAGGCTGGTGGGCATCATCGGGATTCTCTTGTTTGCAGGGCTTCTGTTCGTGTCGGAGTGGATCGTAGCCGGGGTTATGCTGATTTTGAGTGGTGCCTGGAGTGTAAGCATCGTGGTGGATCTCAGGCACATGAAACAAAAGAAAAAATCAATGAGAAGCGAGGCGGAAGAGCTTGAACAGTATCAGGTTGAAACGTCCCCTCATTACATGAATTTGGAAGAGCTCTCGAAAACAATGAAAGCGGATGATGAAATCCGGATGAAAATCAGTGCGCTTGATGAAGAGTTGGACCGGCATATACGAGAGAAAGAGACCATTGGAAACGATCTTCAAGATGTTCGGGAACGCCGTGATGAGTGGGGACAGGACCGGGATGAATGGCTCGCATCCTGCGGGTTTCCGGAAACGGGTGATATTCTTGTTTATGATTATTTCCTTGAAGATTTCCGGGAATGGAAAAGTATCGCCACTGATCGTCAAACAATCAAAACTGAACGAGATGAGATCGTTCGATGGATTACCTCTTACGATGATCAGGTGACAGAAGCTGTAAAGCAGATCAGCCGCTGGCGGGATGTTCCGTCAATGGAACATTCGTCATTGGAGCGTAAACTGCCCTGGCTGTTCGATGCGATGATGCGCATCACGAAGGAACAAGAAGCACTGGGGGCACTACGCTCTGAATTGTCTGCGATTAAGCGGGAGCAAGATGTGACGCAGGCGCAGCTGGATGATCTTCAGAGTCAGGCAGATACGTTATTGGAGCAAGCAGGTGCTGAAGATGAAGAATCGTTCAGGCGAATGGGCGTACAGGTTCGAAAATGGACAGAGATGAGAGAAAAAAGCCATGAACTGAATCGGCAACTAGCCGGAGGCATCCCTGATTCTTTGGAGCGGCGACTGATCGTTAAAAGAGTAATGGAAGATCCGCGTCCGGTGTCAGATCGTCTGGAGCAACTGGAGACGGATTTCGAAGCGATCAAACACCGGCGTGACCAGGCAATTGAAGAACGAACAAGCCTCCAGCAGGCGATCACTGCGATGGAGCAGGATGGTACAATGGAAGAATACATCTTTAAAAGGGATCAGAGGCTGCTGCAGCTTGAAGAAACGAGGAAACGGTATCTCGTTTCAAAAACCGCTCTTTACTATATTCACAAAATCAGAGAAACCTATGAACAAGAACGTCAACCTGAAGTGATTGCCAGAGCAAAAGCGTATTTTTCAACGCTCACAAATGGACGCTACACAGGCTTCTTCATACCAGCCGAGGGGAGCAGTTTCATCGTCGTCTCGCAAGATGGGCAACGCTTCACTCCCGCGGAACTGAGCCGGGGAACACAGGAACTTTTATATTTGGCTTTACGTTTTTCTCTTGCACTGGATGAAAGCTTCGCTCATACTTTTCCATTGATCATTGATGAAGCGCTGGTCAATCTCGATGCTGCCCGCCGGATTCGCGTCTTAAAATTATTGAAAGAACTCTCCGGGTCAAGGCAAATCCTGATTATGACCTGTCATGAATGGCTTGAAACAGAGCTCGGTTCTGAGCTGGGTGGAAACGTAAAAAAACTATCGTGA